One window from the genome of Kaistella carnis encodes:
- the bcp gene encoding thioredoxin-dependent thiol peroxidase, which produces MLNVGDQLPEFESVNQDGEKVKSSDFLGKKLVVFFYPKANTPGCTAEACDLNDNISLLKKEGYEIVGISADSVSAQKKFHEKFGFQYPLIADESKDILEKFGVWQLKKFMGKEYMGIVRTTFIFDENGVCTRVIDKVKTKEAAKQILKNS; this is translated from the coding sequence ATGTTGAACGTAGGCGATCAGTTACCGGAATTTGAAAGTGTAAATCAAGATGGTGAAAAGGTAAAGTCATCCGATTTTTTAGGAAAGAAATTGGTGGTTTTCTTTTATCCAAAAGCAAATACACCAGGTTGTACCGCGGAGGCGTGCGATTTGAATGATAATATTTCACTTCTTAAAAAAGAGGGTTATGAAATAGTAGGAATCTCTGCGGATTCGGTTTCTGCTCAAAAGAAATTTCACGAAAAGTTTGGATTTCAATATCCACTAATTGCCGATGAAAGCAAAGATATTTTAGAAAAATTCGGCGTTTGGCAACTGAAGAAATTCATGGGAAAAGAATATATGGGAATCGTTCGTACGACCTTTATATTTGATGAAAATGGAGTTTGTACGCGCGTTATCGACAAGGTAAAAACCAAAGAAGCTGCGAAACAAATTTTGAAAAATTCGTAA
- the nth gene encoding endonuclease III: MTKKQRAEIVMTELEKLYPTVPIPLDHKDPFTLLVAVALSAQTTDKKVNQITPKLFEVAGDPLKMKDLEVDEIKYLIKEIGLANTKAKNLKRMAELLVERHNGVVPQTFEELEALPGVGHKTASVVMSQGFGVPAFPVDTHIHRLMTQWKLTSGKNVVETEKDAKKLFPKETWNKLHLQIIFYGREYSPARGNKENDFITKMLFDH, translated from the coding sequence ATGACGAAAAAGCAAAGAGCAGAAATCGTAATGACCGAACTCGAAAAATTATATCCTACCGTTCCGATTCCGCTTGATCATAAAGATCCGTTTACTTTATTAGTTGCGGTGGCGCTTTCCGCTCAAACGACCGATAAAAAAGTGAATCAGATCACGCCTAAACTTTTTGAAGTTGCGGGCGATCCTTTAAAAATGAAAGATCTGGAAGTTGATGAAATTAAATATTTAATTAAAGAAATCGGTCTCGCTAATACGAAAGCCAAAAACCTAAAAAGAATGGCAGAACTCCTTGTAGAAAGACATAATGGTGTCGTTCCCCAAACTTTTGAAGAACTGGAAGCGCTTCCGGGAGTTGGACACAAAACCGCTTCAGTGGTCATGAGTCAGGGATTTGGCGTTCCTGCTTTTCCTGTAGATACGCATATTCATCGATTGATGACGCAGTGGAAATTAACCTCCGGAAAAAATGTCGTGGAAACAGAGAAAGATGCCAAGAAATTGTTCCCTAAAGAAACCTGGAATAAACTACATCTCCAGATTATTTTCTACGGCAGAGAATATTCGCCCGCGCGAGGAAATAAAGAGAACGATTTCATTACCAAAATGCTTTTCGATCATTAA
- a CDS encoding DUF885 domain-containing protein encodes MKNLLYTAFLGVVFLSGVTSCKKSDSPLTKVTPVEVDSIATNYYEQYLKLYPLEATSQGDLRYNDQLPINIDKDFISGEISFYNSVQNELKKLDYQSLNDEDKTVYDVLDYTLKDKIERYAYHPEYIPFTQFGGLPLDFPLLGSGEGSQPFKTEKDYEDWLKRMEKFPEWMNTATENFREGIKKGIVLPKKLVVKMIPQMKAEELTSSDLDKNIFYGPINNFPKNFSSAQKQKLTQKYTEVIANQIVPAYTKMGEFLENEYLSKARTTDGINALAKGNEVYAYYTKSWTTTTKTPEEINKIGLEQVAMLRGEMEKVKQQVGFTGTLDEFITHVKSDPKAMPYKTSKEVLAGFNGILAKITPKLKTMFGVTPVTPFEIRQTEKFREATASAEYIQGTPDGKRPGIFYIPIPDPTKFNVTSGMESLFLHEAIPGHHYQISLQQENTKLPKFMRFGWFGAYGEGWAHYCETLGPEFGLYTDPYQKMGYLSDQMLRAVRLVVDTGIHTGTMNREEAIKYFLSNISYDEASATAEVERYMAMPGQALGYKIGALKIRELRDKYTKELGSKFSLGKFHDEVLNQGCLPLDVLDRKMENWSKKQ; translated from the coding sequence ATGAAAAACTTACTATATACTGCTTTTTTAGGAGTGGTTTTCTTGAGCGGAGTTACAAGCTGTAAAAAGTCTGATTCTCCTTTAACTAAAGTGACACCGGTTGAAGTAGATTCCATTGCGACGAATTATTACGAACAGTATTTAAAGCTTTATCCTTTAGAAGCTACTTCCCAAGGCGATCTGCGTTACAATGATCAGTTGCCCATTAATATTGATAAAGATTTTATTTCCGGTGAAATATCTTTTTATAATTCGGTTCAGAATGAATTAAAGAAACTGGATTATCAATCACTGAATGATGAGGATAAGACGGTTTATGATGTTCTTGATTATACTTTAAAGGATAAGATTGAACGATATGCCTATCATCCTGAATACATTCCGTTCACCCAATTTGGTGGATTGCCGCTTGATTTTCCTTTGTTGGGAAGTGGAGAAGGAAGTCAACCTTTTAAAACAGAAAAGGATTATGAGGATTGGTTAAAGAGAATGGAAAAATTCCCGGAATGGATGAATACCGCAACGGAAAACTTCCGCGAAGGAATTAAAAAAGGAATCGTACTGCCTAAAAAATTGGTGGTTAAAATGATTCCGCAGATGAAAGCGGAAGAACTTACGAGTTCTGATCTTGATAAAAATATATTCTATGGACCAATTAACAATTTTCCGAAAAACTTTAGCAGTGCACAAAAGCAGAAGTTAACTCAGAAATATACCGAGGTTATTGCGAACCAAATAGTTCCGGCCTACACAAAGATGGGTGAATTTCTTGAAAATGAATATTTGAGCAAAGCCAGAACCACTGATGGAATAAATGCATTGGCGAAAGGAAATGAGGTTTACGCCTACTACACGAAAAGCTGGACGACCACGACCAAAACACCTGAAGAGATCAATAAAATTGGGCTGGAACAAGTTGCAATGCTGCGCGGAGAAATGGAAAAAGTAAAACAGCAAGTTGGTTTTACCGGAACCTTGGATGAGTTTATTACGCACGTAAAATCTGATCCAAAAGCAATGCCTTATAAAACAAGTAAAGAAGTTCTCGCAGGTTTCAATGGTATTCTGGCTAAGATTACACCGAAATTGAAAACAATGTTTGGAGTAACTCCGGTAACTCCATTTGAAATTCGTCAAACCGAGAAGTTTAGAGAAGCTACTGCAAGTGCCGAGTATATTCAGGGAACGCCGGACGGAAAAAGACCCGGGATTTTCTATATTCCAATTCCAGATCCGACGAAATTCAATGTGACTTCCGGCATGGAATCACTCTTTTTACATGAAGCAATTCCGGGACATCACTACCAGATTTCTTTACAGCAGGAAAATACCAAACTTCCCAAGTTCATGCGTTTCGGCTGGTTCGGTGCGTATGGCGAAGGTTGGGCACACTACTGTGAAACCCTCGGTCCGGAGTTTGGGTTGTACACCGATCCATATCAAAAAATGGGTTATTTGAGTGATCAAATGCTGCGTGCTGTTCGGCTTGTTGTTGATACCGGAATTCACACCGGAACCATGAATCGCGAAGAAGCGATTAAATATTTCTTAAGCAATATTTCATATGATGAAGCATCTGCCACGGCTGAAGTAGAGCGTTATATGGCGATGCCTGGACAAGCTTTAGGTTACAAAATTGGCGCATTAAAAATTCGTGAATTGCGCGATAAATACACAAAAGAACTTGGAAGCAAATTCAGTCTGGGCAAATTCCACGATGAGGTTTTAAATCAGGGATGTTTGCCTTTAGATGTCTTGGATCGCAAAATGGAAAACTGGTCAAAAAAACAGTAA